From Erigeron canadensis isolate Cc75 chromosome 8, C_canadensis_v1, whole genome shotgun sequence, one genomic window encodes:
- the LOC122611349 gene encoding fructose-1,6-bisphosphatase, cytosolic → MDHAADAFRTDLMTITRFVLNEQSKHPESRGDFSILLSHIVLGCKFVCAAVNKAGLAKLIGLAGETNVQGEEQKKLDVLSNEVFVKALVSSGRTCILVSEEDEDAIIVEPSKRGKYCVVFDPLDGSSNIDCGVSIGTIFGIYMIKDGDEARLEDVLQPGKNMLAAGYCMYGSSCTFVLSTGSGVNGFTLDPSLGEFILTHPDIKIPKKGKIYSVNEGNAKNWDGPTAKFVEKCKFPTDGSSAKSLRYIGSMVADVHRTLLYGGVFLYPADKKSPNGKLRVLYEVFPMSFLMEQAGGQSFTGKERALDLVPKKIHDRSPIFLGSYDDVEEIKALYAAEEKA, encoded by the exons ATGGATCACGCCGCAGATGCATTCCGTACGGATTTAATGACAATAACGCGGTTTGTGTTGAACGAACAATCCAAGCACCCGGAATCACGGGGTGATTTTAGTATTTTGCTTAGTCACATTGTTCTTGGTTGCAAATTCGTTTGTGCTGCTGTTAATAAg GCAGGTTTGGCAAAACTCATTGGACTTGCTGGGGAGACCAATGTTCAG GGAGAAGAGCAGAAGAAATTGGATGTTCTGTCGAATGAAGTCTTTGTGAAGGCTTTGGTCAGCAGTGGCAGAACG TGCATACTTGTATCTGAAGAGGATGAAGATGCAATCATTGTGGAACCGTCCAAGCGTGGAAA ATATTGTGTAGTTTTTGATCCACTGGACGGGTCCTCGAACATTGACTGTGGTGTTTCCATTGGAACA ATTTTTGGAATTTACATGATAAAAGATGGCGATGAGGCACGCTTAGAAGATGTGTTGCAGCCTGGAAAGAATATGCTAGCCGCTGGATATTGCATGTATGGTAGCTCTTGCACG tTTGTGTTAAGTACTGGATCTGGTGTCAATGGATTTACTCTTGATCCATCTCTAGGAGAGTTTATACTCACCCACCCGGACATCAAG ATCCCAAAGAAAGGAAAGATCTATTCAGTTAATGAAGGAAATGCTAAGAACTGGGATGGTCCCACCGCAAA GTTTGTGGAAAAATGCAAGTTCCCAACTGATGGTTCATCGGCAAAGTCTCTAAGATACATTGGCAG TATGGTTGCTGATGTTCATCGCACCTTACTGTATGGAGGTGTGTTTTTGTACCCTGCTGATAAGAAGAGTCCCAATGGGAAACTAAG GGTTCTCTATGAGGTCTTCCCCATGTCGTTCTTGATGGAACAAGCTGGAGGACAGTCATTTACCGGAAAGGAACGG GCACTTGACTTGGTTCCGAAGAAGATTCACGATAGATCTCCAATATTCCTTGGAAGCtatgatgatgttgaagaaatcaAGGCACTGTATGCAGCTGAAGAGAAGGCATAA